A window of the Coprobacter fastidiosus genome harbors these coding sequences:
- a CDS encoding pectinesterase family protein translates to MKQMMKRFGFLFLLCLSVIGSIRAEEKLLYSTTFQDWESSSASDDAVVVPAKTHFSNEDFSFSLSQVVVSPTGTDSKFTSSYVTPGYIRAEKKDNSAIEISALESVTKIEFVEAATGNDRGLGVQIKYEGQSEWETIFDTPLDGTYYYDSNNEKYKDTQGHLVSISIPEEKQKNVSIRFYNLNGSQYAFLLSLDIYGDYVSTAEQVTLSTKTNIEGAGNISVFPVSETYDINSTVKISAEAAFGYEFVNWTDDDGGAVLGSDPELELVLNTDRKITANFNKLTLYKLTVSVNGSRWGKISFSPEAEDNFYPEGTIVTLSVVDNPVTIFGGWSDGQTEKVRTVQITGNVELSANFDQKDFIVGWDFNDAASAEKRKEIPAPFYSESTNQGLLSAYEPTGASVNWLYHAAEYTPAHANARLWTTDFSSRRYFQAQFSTKGYTNIEVTSLMSGSYQVYSKQKMQYSLDNKNFKDLVTIDLSSVYGQSLWEDCIGKLPVEAEDQSMVYIRWIADETSTILGSGNDGTTLANVFVFADPKNEYDPEAPVLASSVPAEGSSSASANGALILNFNKKIKAGTGDVVLNGISLVPEYGSTSVTLPYTKLAYNTPYSVDIPAGFVTNVSGIPNEAFSVTFTTMSRPDPIAKVFDVVVAQDGSGDYTSVKEAIDAAPSDRTSPWLIYIKAGKYQGHLEIAKPYIHLIGEDAESVIISDDRVSGDNDLGKPVYSPTDGATVYVTGDNFYATGISFENEYGITAQDGPQALALCTYSDRAILNRCKLRSYQDTYLTSNKTGRRHFLNECFIEGAVDYIYGAGDVFFNKCTLYNTRKSGGYIVAPNHKKEEKWGYVFDHCVIDGNADVEGLYFGRPWHDSPKTVFLYTTCKVPVYAKGWYFTMGGIPEIWADYKTVDAYGDPVDVSLRNDYYYYYEGETIIDESTGQPKKDENGVTMKENKIEGYAKNSLTDEEAAAYTIENVMSGSDDWDPAIMTESVEAPSGLKIEGKTLSWEASKYVICYVVKKNGSTIGFVKADAAELVYEDELMQSGDEYTVQGVSEYGMLSELSEVVKADVSGIETLDLPDYIAYRNGDEIVVRNIPESATVSAYSLTGTILAREKVSDGTFRISTVQPCIIRIVSEKKTSVFKML, encoded by the coding sequence ATGAAACAGATGATGAAACGATTCGGATTTTTATTTCTTTTATGTTTGTCGGTGATCGGTTCGATCCGTGCAGAAGAGAAACTTTTGTATTCTACGACATTTCAAGATTGGGAATCTTCTTCTGCAAGCGATGATGCAGTCGTTGTACCTGCAAAGACTCATTTTTCGAACGAGGATTTTTCTTTTTCTTTGTCTCAGGTAGTTGTTTCTCCGACAGGAACAGATTCTAAATTTACCAGTTCTTATGTGACTCCCGGTTATATTCGGGCAGAAAAGAAGGATAATTCTGCTATCGAAATTTCTGCTTTGGAGTCGGTTACGAAGATCGAATTTGTAGAAGCTGCTACCGGAAATGATCGGGGATTGGGTGTGCAGATAAAGTATGAAGGTCAGTCTGAGTGGGAAACGATTTTCGATACGCCATTGGACGGGACATACTATTATGATTCTAATAACGAGAAATATAAAGATACACAGGGACATTTGGTCTCTATTTCCATTCCGGAAGAAAAACAAAAGAATGTATCTATCCGCTTTTATAATTTGAATGGTTCTCAATATGCATTCCTGCTTAGTCTCGACATTTATGGCGATTATGTTTCTACGGCCGAACAGGTAACGTTGAGTACAAAAACGAATATCGAAGGTGCGGGGAATATATCTGTTTTTCCGGTATCGGAGACTTATGATATAAATTCGACGGTAAAAATTTCTGCAGAGGCTGCTTTTGGATATGAATTCGTAAACTGGACGGATGATGATGGCGGTGCGGTACTGGGAAGCGATCCGGAGTTGGAACTTGTTTTAAATACCGATCGGAAAATAACCGCTAATTTCAATAAACTGACTTTGTATAAGCTGACTGTTTCTGTCAACGGTTCTCGGTGGGGTAAAATCTCTTTTTCTCCTGAGGCAGAGGATAATTTTTATCCGGAAGGAACTATCGTGACGCTTTCAGTGGTAGATAACCCTGTGACGATATTCGGAGGCTGGAGCGATGGTCAGACAGAAAAAGTTCGTACTGTTCAGATAACCGGGAATGTAGAGCTTTCAGCGAATTTCGATCAAAAGGACTTTATTGTAGGCTGGGATTTTAATGATGCTGCCAGTGCTGAAAAAAGAAAAGAGATTCCCGCACCGTTCTATTCTGAATCTACGAATCAGGGGTTGCTTTCGGCTTATGAACCGACCGGAGCATCGGTAAATTGGTTATACCATGCTGCAGAATACACTCCGGCACATGCAAATGCTCGGCTTTGGACGACAGATTTTAGTTCCCGGCGTTATTTTCAGGCTCAGTTTTCGACTAAAGGATATACGAATATAGAGGTTACATCGCTGATGTCTGGAAGTTATCAAGTATATTCTAAGCAAAAAATGCAGTATTCGTTAGATAATAAAAATTTTAAAGACCTTGTGACGATAGATCTTTCTTCGGTTTACGGACAGTCGTTGTGGGAAGATTGTATCGGAAAACTTCCTGTTGAAGCGGAGGATCAATCTATGGTTTATATTCGTTGGATTGCTGATGAAACAAGCACGATATTGGGTTCGGGGAATGATGGTACGACTTTGGCTAATGTATTCGTGTTTGCCGATCCTAAGAATGAATATGATCCGGAAGCTCCCGTATTGGCTTCGTCAGTTCCGGCTGAGGGTTCTTCTTCAGCTTCTGCGAATGGAGCATTAATTCTGAACTTTAACAAAAAAATAAAAGCCGGTACGGGAGATGTCGTATTGAACGGAATCTCTTTAGTCCCTGAATATGGATCTACGTCTGTTACTTTGCCTTATACGAAATTAGCGTACAATACCCCTTATTCTGTCGATATTCCGGCCGGTTTTGTAACCAATGTATCGGGGATACCTAATGAAGCGTTCTCAGTAACGTTTACGACAATGAGTCGTCCCGACCCGATCGCAAAAGTTTTTGATGTCGTAGTAGCACAGGACGGTTCAGGTGATTATACGTCTGTAAAAGAAGCAATCGATGCCGCACCTTCCGACCGTACATCTCCGTGGTTGATTTATATTAAAGCGGGAAAATATCAAGGCCATCTTGAAATTGCAAAACCGTATATTCATCTGATCGGGGAGGATGCGGAGAGTGTTATTATTTCGGACGACCGAGTCAGCGGGGATAATGATTTGGGCAAGCCTGTCTATTCTCCAACTGACGGGGCTACCGTATATGTCACCGGAGATAATTTTTATGCGACGGGCATTTCGTTTGAAAACGAATACGGAATAACTGCGCAGGACGGACCTCAAGCCCTTGCTCTGTGTACTTATAGTGACCGGGCTATCTTGAATAGATGTAAGTTGAGAAGCTATCAAGATACTTACCTTACTTCGAATAAAACGGGGAGACGTCATTTCTTGAACGAATGTTTTATCGAAGGTGCTGTCGATTATATTTATGGAGCTGGGGATGTATTCTTTAATAAATGTACATTGTATAATACCCGTAAATCGGGAGGATATATCGTTGCACCGAATCATAAGAAGGAAGAAAAGTGGGGCTATGTCTTTGATCATTGCGTTATCGACGGAAATGCTGATGTCGAAGGGCTTTATTTCGGCAGACCTTGGCACGATTCGCCTAAGACGGTATTTTTATATACTACATGCAAAGTCCCTGTTTATGCAAAAGGCTGGTATTTTACGATGGGAGGTATTCCGGAAATATGGGCAGACTATAAAACCGTAGATGCATACGGAGATCCGGTCGATGTGTCATTGCGTAATGATTATTATTATTACTATGAAGGAGAAACAATTATAGATGAATCTACCGGACAACCGAAAAAAGATGAGAACGGAGTAACCATGAAGGAGAATAAGATTGAAGGTTACGCCAAAAATTCGCTGACTGATGAAGAGGCTGCAGCTTATACGATCGAAAATGTAATGAGTGGAAGTGATGATTGGGATCCGGCGATTATGACGGAGAGTGTCGAAGCACCGTCCGGTTTGAAGATAGAAGGTAAGACGTTAAGTTGGGAAGCTTCGAAGTATGTCATCTGTTATGTCGTAAAAAAGAATGGATCTACGATAGGTTTTGTAAAGGCAGATGCGGCGGAGTTGGTATATGAGGATGAGTTGATGCAGTCCGGTGATGAATATACAGTTCAGGGAGTGAGTGAATATGGTATGTTGAGCGAATTGTCGGAAGTTGTTAAGGCTGATGTATCCGGGATAGAAACTCTTGATTTACCGGATTACATTGCTTATCGAAACGGTGATGAGATCGTGGTTAGAAATATTCCGGAATCGGCGACAGTAAGCGCTTATTCTTTAACGGGTACAATCTTGGCACGGGAAAAAGTATCGGACGGTACTTTCCGGATAAGTACTGTTCAGCCTTGTATTATTCGTATCGTTTCAGAAAAAAAGACAAGTGTGTTCAAAATGTTGTGA
- a CDS encoding DUF4957 domain-containing protein produces MKNISICIIISILSLVCVQAQTPAFPGAEGHGRYTTGGRGGTVYHVTTLEDTGLKGSLRYAVVQKGARTIVFDVAGTIFLKSTLKIANDDITIAGQTAPGQGICIAGWPVSVSANNVIIRYVRFRMGNESGTEEDALGGWGKKNIIVDHCSISWSVDECCSLYGSDNLTLQWCIISESLRTAGHEKGTHGYGGNWGGAKASYHHNLLAHHDSRAPRLGPKAGTQTREYMDLRNNVIYNWSGNGCYGGEGMKINIVNNYYKPGPATKSAATSAKVRYRIAGIGIRTESYVSKYPDFAPMKHVWGKYYVDGNVVEGYSDVTKDNWTKGIYEQIDNNSCDGLYTQVTKDTIKLDTPLETDVVTTHTATQALGRVLLYAGCSLARDEVDARIVRETEYGITTYTGSVSADAKSKPGLIDLPDDVKPEGATSAWPELSDGGVTEAELIDTDGDGIPDVWEEAHGLNKNNAADGKIVNSEGYTNLEVYMNSLVAEITENQNKVVDYTPIVPTSLETLLKNASAGDVLEVTSEVIGKELTVDKNITIKAKSGLIEPPVLEKVTFKIKNGASIALDGLILFYDRTDEEPTDSKYLISVTGEAQTIPEISFRNCEIYGYGRGAVRADDKTNIAVIGKLEVDNSVFHDMCKASPNYSVLGFAKAELSETELTNSSFFNCSGGVFVNGGAVPLNFKMSNVTILDCGTDADETQTGNAARASNEIIATGACTGSVYRLENCIISGFETKKVVLNDEAYIQNCLIENEVTGDLKINTRINASVISKDYDSYILTTDYFVGDEVGDSRWTLKSSETGGLISDLEQNSDMRVCVSGNRIHFAGISGNVTVDVFAINGSAVLKKTGDGESVSFELPSGFYVLRVVSGKQVNVFRVSVR; encoded by the coding sequence ATGAAAAACATATCTATCTGTATTATAATCTCGATACTTTCGTTGGTTTGTGTGCAGGCGCAAACGCCGGCATTTCCCGGAGCAGAGGGGCACGGTCGTTATACGACCGGAGGACGAGGCGGAACTGTTTATCATGTGACTACGCTTGAAGATACCGGATTGAAGGGAAGTTTACGTTATGCTGTTGTGCAGAAAGGAGCGAGAACAATCGTTTTTGATGTTGCCGGGACTATTTTTCTGAAAAGTACGTTGAAGATAGCGAATGACGATATTACTATTGCCGGACAAACAGCTCCCGGACAAGGTATTTGTATCGCAGGTTGGCCGGTATCCGTGTCGGCGAATAATGTTATTATCCGTTATGTGCGTTTCCGTATGGGAAATGAGAGTGGAACAGAGGAAGATGCTTTAGGCGGATGGGGAAAAAAGAATATCATTGTTGATCACTGTTCTATCAGTTGGTCTGTAGATGAGTGCTGTTCGTTGTACGGGTCTGATAACTTGACTTTACAATGGTGCATTATCTCAGAAAGCCTGCGGACGGCAGGACATGAAAAAGGCACGCATGGATATGGAGGTAACTGGGGTGGTGCTAAGGCCTCTTATCATCATAACTTATTGGCGCATCATGACAGCAGAGCTCCTCGTTTAGGTCCGAAAGCGGGAACTCAGACACGAGAATATATGGATTTGAGGAATAATGTAATTTATAACTGGTCGGGTAATGGTTGTTATGGTGGTGAGGGAATGAAAATAAATATCGTAAATAATTATTATAAGCCCGGACCGGCAACAAAAAGTGCGGCAACTTCTGCTAAGGTGCGGTATCGGATTGCCGGAATCGGCATTCGTACGGAAAGCTATGTTTCTAAATACCCTGATTTTGCTCCCATGAAACATGTTTGGGGGAAATATTATGTCGACGGAAATGTTGTCGAAGGTTATTCGGACGTAACGAAAGATAATTGGACGAAAGGTATTTATGAACAGATCGACAATAATTCTTGTGACGGATTATATACTCAGGTTACAAAAGACACCATTAAATTAGATACTCCTTTGGAAACGGATGTTGTAACTACTCATACGGCAACTCAGGCATTGGGGCGTGTTTTATTGTATGCGGGATGCTCTCTTGCAAGGGATGAAGTGGACGCCCGCATAGTGAGGGAGACGGAGTACGGGATAACGACTTATACCGGAAGCGTTTCTGCGGATGCGAAAAGTAAACCGGGATTAATAGATTTACCAGATGATGTTAAACCGGAAGGGGCGACAAGTGCATGGCCGGAGTTGTCGGACGGAGGAGTAACAGAAGCGGAATTGATAGATACGGACGGTGACGGGATTCCCGATGTATGGGAAGAGGCTCACGGATTGAATAAAAATAATGCGGCAGACGGAAAGATTGTTAACTCTGAGGGTTATACGAATCTTGAAGTGTATATGAACAGCCTTGTTGCAGAGATTACCGAGAATCAAAATAAAGTTGTAGATTATACGCCTATTGTCCCGACTTCTTTGGAGACATTGTTGAAGAATGCTTCTGCCGGAGATGTGCTGGAAGTGACAAGCGAGGTTATAGGAAAGGAGTTGACGGTAGATAAAAATATCACGATAAAGGCTAAATCGGGCTTGATAGAACCTCCGGTGTTGGAAAAGGTGACTTTTAAAATTAAAAATGGAGCAAGTATTGCTTTAGATGGCCTTATTTTATTTTATGATCGTACCGATGAAGAACCGACTGACAGCAAATATCTGATCAGCGTCACGGGGGAAGCTCAGACGATTCCGGAAATTTCGTTTAGAAATTGCGAAATTTACGGATATGGGCGTGGTGCTGTTCGGGCTGATGACAAGACGAATATTGCCGTAATCGGTAAGTTGGAAGTCGATAATTCGGTCTTTCATGATATGTGTAAGGCAAGCCCCAATTATTCTGTTTTGGGATTTGCTAAAGCTGAGCTTTCGGAAACGGAATTGACAAATAGCTCGTTTTTTAATTGTTCGGGGGGAGTTTTTGTAAATGGGGGGGCTGTACCTCTGAATTTCAAAATGAGCAACGTGACGATTTTGGATTGCGGGACGGATGCGGATGAGACTCAGACCGGAAATGCGGCAAGAGCGTCTAATGAGATTATTGCTACCGGGGCTTGTACCGGTTCTGTTTATAGATTGGAGAATTGTATAATTTCAGGATTTGAAACGAAAAAAGTCGTATTGAATGATGAGGCATATATCCAAAATTGCCTGATTGAGAATGAGGTAACCGGTGACTTGAAAATCAATACGCGGATTAATGCTTCTGTCATTTCGAAAGACTATGATTCTTATATTTTGACTACTGACTATTTTGTCGGGGATGAAGTGGGTGATTCTCGATGGACATTGAAATCTTCGGAGACGGGAGGTCTTATTTCGGATTTGGAACAGAATAGCGATATGAGAGTTTGTGTTTCGGGAAATCGGATTCATTTTGCGGGTATATCGGGTAATGTTACGGTAGATGTATTTGCAATAAACGGGAGCGCTGTTCTGAAAAAAACGGGAGACGGAGAAAGTGTTTCGTTTGAATTGCCTTCGGGTTTTTATGTTTTGCGTGTGGTTTCGGGCAAACAAGTAAATGTATTTCGTGTGAGTGTAAGGTAA